The region GTTGATTAGGCGCGATAACGCTACCAAACAATGCAATCGCCAGCACAGAAGCACCCAGGAGAGTCACTCCCAAATAACCTGCTGCCATGTGACCAATAGACACTTTGCCTTCAATGAAAATCAGAGCTGGTAGGTAAATGGTTAAAGACTGGAGAATTAAAAACATCACAAGACTAGACAAAAACTTGCCGTAGATCAATTGCCGTTCTGTTATGGGAGAGGTGTAGAATAGGGTGATCGTTCCAAACTGCTTTTCCTCGGCGAGCAGCCTCATGGCAAGAAAGATAGCAGCAACCATACCGATACCACTGCTAAAAAAGAAGAAGTCCTTCAAAACATCGGCAGAAAACTTAGCCTTATTACCAATGGCAAACGCGTTGAATAGAAGACCATCGATGAGAAGTGCTGCAAAGACGATAATGTAGCCCATCCAAGTCTTAAAGTATGAGTTTATCTCTCGCTGCGCAATCAACCAGATTTTACTCATCGTCGCGACTCCGTATTAATCAGTTTAAAGAATAAGCTTTCTAACTCAGCCTGCTTTTTCTGTAAGGCTAGAAGCTGAACTCCAGACTCCACCACACATTTGGCGATTTGACCTCTCAGGTCTAGGTTGCAAGCAATATCTAGAGTCGTTGTGGCTTCCTGGCGATGATCGGTCACGCTTTGCACCCCTTCGATGCCCATGATTTTATCACCCAACCCGTCGTCCCAACGATCGACCTCGATAGCAATATCCATAGCGCCATCCATATTGCCCATAAGCTCCTTCTCGTTGCCCTCGGCAACCAACTGCCCTTTATCGATCACAAGAATGCGATCGCAGGTTTTAGTGATTTCAGACAGAATATGGCTCGACAGGATTACTGTATGCTTGCCTTTAAGAGATAGAATCAGATCTCTCATCTCTGCAATTTGTATCGGGTCGAGGCCATTGATAGGCTCATCAAGAATGAGGACCTTGGGCTTATGGACAATGGCTTGGGCA is a window of Pseudobacteriovorax antillogorgiicola DNA encoding:
- a CDS encoding ABC transporter permease — its product is MSKIWLIAQREINSYFKTWMGYIIVFAALLIDGLLFNAFAIGNKAKFSADVLKDFFFFSSGIGMVAAIFLAMRLLAEEKQFGTITLFYTSPITERQLIYGKFLSSLVMFLILQSLTIYLPALIFIEGKVSIGHMAAGYLGVTLLGASVLAIALFGSVIAPNQLLAAVIGASITVVFLLLWLVSGRVDEPFASIFSYISIHNLRFRPFSKGIVHFKDLVYYVSVILFFLECSVRALESRRLQG
- a CDS encoding ABC transporter ATP-binding protein — encoded protein: MIEVNGICKFYGQKKAVENLSFKISDGEIVGLLGVNGAGKSTILKVLGCFLLPSVGEARIGGYSVTHDSEKVRQLIGYLPDRPPLYHEMTVEAYLSFVAKLKDAPGDQIASYVEDAIKQANLEDVYDRQLGQLSHGYQQRVGIAQAIVHKPKVLILDEPINGLDPIQIAEMRDLILSLKGKHTVILSSHILSEITKTCDRILVIDKGQLVAEGNEKELMGNMDGAMDIAIEVDRWDDGLGDKIMGIEGVQSVTDHRQEATTTLDIACNLDLRGQIAKCVVESGVQLLALQKKQAELESLFFKLINTESRR